TGACGATCATCGACCCCCGCACCCTCGAGCCCTTCGACCTCGACACCGTCATGGGCTCCGTCGAGGAGACGGGTCGGTTGGTCGTCGTCGACGAGGACCATGCGCGCAGTGGGGCCGCCGCAGAGATCTGCATGCAGGTCCGGGAGGCTGCCGGACCGTCGACGTTGTCAAGCTCGCCCCGGCGCGTCGCCACGGGGAATGCCCCGTTGCCCGACGGTCCCCCTGAACTCCAGCTCCTCCCGAGCGCGCAGGGCGTCGCCGACGCCGTTCGGGCGACGCTCGCCTGACAGCTCGCAGCCAACGCCTTTCGTGTCAGGCGTCGGCTGGGTCGTCGGTTGTCTCCGTGACCACCGAGAGATCCACGCCCTCCACGGCCGCGCCGAGGTCCTCCATCCAGTCGTCGGGATGGGCAGCGATGAACTGCGTCGTGAGCTCGATGACCTCCGGCTCTCCCAGATCGATCACCTCGACGCCGGCCGCCTCGAGGAAGTCGTGGCTGGGCGTGCGGACGCCGTCCACCGATGCCAGGCCCGCCACGACTCGGGGGATTCCCAGTTGTACGATGGCGCCTGCGCAGAGGAAGCACGGGATGGCGTTGGTGACGAGCGTCGTCTGCGCCAACTCGGCCAGCGGGACCGTTCCCGCCGCGCGTAGGCACGTGATCTCGGCGTGGGCGGTGACGTCACCGTCCTGGTAGTGGCGGTTCCGGCCCGTCGACAGCACAACACCGTCGGCGGTCCGCACGAGCGCAGCGCCGAACGGCGCGCCGTTCTCCGCCAGGCTCGCCCGCGCTTCACGGCTCGCCTCCGCCCACCCGGGTGTGTCTGCAGTTGAACTCTCCACAACCGCTCACTTCGTTGGATGATTGAGGTGGGATCAGCCTACGCTCCGCGGCGTGACGACGCTGCTGATCGACACCGACCCGGGAGCCGACGACGCTGTCGCCATCGCCATGGCGTTGCGCACCCCCGATGTAGAGGTGGCCGCCCTCACCACCGTGGCCGGGAACACCGGACTCGACGCGTCGACACGGAACGCTCTGATCGTCCTGGACCGGGCCGGCCACGACGACATCCCGGTGCATCCCGGCGCCGACCGTCCGCTCGAAGCCGAACCGGCGGCGGCAGGCCACATCCACGGTGAAGACGGACTCGGGGATCAGGGATTCGCCGCTGTCGGAGCGCCCCACGAGACTCCGGCCGTCGACGCCACGATCGCCCTGCTGCGCGAGCGAGGCCCGCAGATCACCTGGGTGGCCCTGGGTCCTCTCACGAACATCGCCTCGGCCGTACTCGAGGATCCGGACACCTGTCGCGCGGCCTCCGAACTCGTCGTCATGGGAGGAACGGGTGACGGCGTCGGCAATGTCACTCCCGCGGCCGAGTTCAACTTCTGGGCCGATCCCGAGGCGGCCCGCATCGTGCTCCGCTCGGGAATGCGCATCAGGGTCGTCGGATGGGACGTGTCCCGGCGCGACGCTCTGATCTCCGGGGCCGACCGGGATGCTCTTCTCTCATCGAGCGACGACCTGGGAGCCTTTCTCCATGCGGCGACGAGCACACTGTTCGAGTTCACGTCACGCCGCGAGCCCGTGGACACGATGGATCTCCCGGATCCTGTGGCGGTTGCCGCAGCCATCGAGCCCGAGTCGGCTGACTGGGTCGACGTCCACGCAGACGTCGAGTGCAGCGGGGAGCTCACCCGGGGTGCGCTCGTGGTCGACCACCTCGGCAATACGGGCCTGGACCCGAACATCACCCTCTGCACGGCGTTCGATTCCCGGCGTTTCCGCGAGATGTTCCTCGACACGCTGACGTCGGGGGGAAGGGAACGGGTGTCGTGACACACGACGTGAATGCCCGCTCGCGGATCGCCGACGCGGCTCTCGCCCATG
This Acidimicrobiia bacterium DNA region includes the following protein-coding sequences:
- a CDS encoding nucleoside deaminase, yielding MESSTADTPGWAEASREARASLAENGAPFGAALVRTADGVVLSTGRNRHYQDGDVTAHAEITCLRAAGTVPLAELAQTTLVTNAIPCFLCAGAIVQLGIPRVVAGLASVDGVRTPSHDFLEAAGVEVIDLGEPEVIELTTQFIAAHPDDWMEDLGAAVEGVDLSVVTETTDDPADA
- a CDS encoding nucleoside hydrolase; amino-acid sequence: MTTLLIDTDPGADDAVAIAMALRTPDVEVAALTTVAGNTGLDASTRNALIVLDRAGHDDIPVHPGADRPLEAEPAAAGHIHGEDGLGDQGFAAVGAPHETPAVDATIALLRERGPQITWVALGPLTNIASAVLEDPDTCRAASELVVMGGTGDGVGNVTPAAEFNFWADPEAARIVLRSGMRIRVVGWDVSRRDALISGADRDALLSSSDDLGAFLHAATSTLFEFTSRREPVDTMDLPDPVAVAAAIEPESADWVDVHADVECSGELTRGALVVDHLGNTGLDPNITLCTAFDSRRFREMFLDTLTSGGRERVS